The sequence ATCTCACAAACAAAAATACAGAAATTTaaatacttatttgaagattccgatgtagcccggtagaaccaattcaatgtAGACGTATAtttaatgtccaatctcacaaatgaaagggttttaggtcaaaataatttttaaattaaattaatctggggctagcttgatttgattttaatctcaaaagagtaaatcacaattccccattttaatacaatagagttgaatagagatcgaaaaatcaaatacaaaaagctataaatagaatctaaaatgaataagtaatagcttcataATATGTAGGAACTTATCCctcagagtgatgacttgattgGGCTTGGAATTGATGAAAAAATctaagattcgtcctctatttataggttaaaaTATTGTTCCCTCGACTTGTCTAAGGGTcaattcgactggtcgaagcaccaactaaatttcaaaatttctaacgCGATATGATTAactcgttactcgactggtcgagtggcctactcaactggtcgagcaatgcacttgactggttgagtgggaccagaaaagcttgctggactttgagtcgagcactacacgactggtcgacaCTGTTCACTCAACGGGTCGAGcaatgtccacgactggtcgagccattataaaaattttttgaaaattcttaccaaatcttggactggtcgagaaacttcttggactagttgagcctgtacttggactagtcgaacaaaggctATGACTAGTCAAAGAAAAACAtataaacttatacattgacccaaattcaatatgcaatcaacatgacctatcctatggtcaatctagggtcatccataccctGATTATGAGTTTGAAACATCAAAACATCAATCGCCTTCGAttacttgaagtacatgaagcttgtccttgaagtcttgaacttgagctagaCTTAAGGTAGTGATCTTGAACTTTAGCTTGAGCTTTGAACTTCTATTCTTTTAGTTGAGCTTGTAGTCTTAACTTTGTCaacgttcttcaacttgaatatgtaGAAAAGTTCGACGATGACGTGGATAACTTAAAATGCATGAAGATGATCTTTCCAACTTATCAAAACATGATACAAaatctaaatggtttggcacaacaaaatttgacaaatccggGTGCTAAATTTctaatatagcacttacaatacagaataatccctcaatgaaacatcgGTAGTAGCCATCTAAACCAAGGAATCTATGGATCTCGGAcacgttcatgggctggccccactgacgcacaacATCAATCTTCGAAGCCTCCACTGTGACACCCTACCTCGTCACCACGtgccaaggaacttcacctcctcttggtagaactcgcacttctccaacttcacaTAAAGGTGATGTGCATAGAGGGTCTACAGggtaatctccaaatgctgctcatgctcttcatgggtcctcgaatatatcaagatgtcgtTGATGAATAccataacaaactgatcaagatacggatggaagacctcgttcatctaCTGTATAAACATTGTGGGCAcatggtcagtccaaaggacatgacctgaaactcacaatgaccataatgcgtcctgaatgctgtctttgaAATATCCTCCTCTTAGACATGAACCTAATGATAACTTGACCGCAGTTCTATCTTTGGAAGGAACTGCACCTCCTGTAACtaatcgaacaaatcatcaatcctcggaagcgggtacttgttcttaatcgtgaccatGTTGATCTCACGGTAATAcacgcaaagcctcaatgagccatccttcttcttcaggaAGAGTATCGACACTCCCCACAGTAAATTGCTtagacggataaagcccaactcgcacaattcatccaactgcttctgcagttccaaCAACTCCAACATTGTCatgcgatacggggcctttgaaatgGGCGTGGTACCGAGCATGAGGTCGATCTGAAATTCAGTGTGTCGGTGAGGTGGTAACCTCAGAATCTCTTGAAACACATCAGAAAAATCACAGACGACTGGAAGTTGGTCAATACACAAGGCGACTGGCTCCTTTACGACACAATACATGAGGAAAAAATCTGCTCTCCTTTGAGCTTAGCTATGAACTGGAACTGCAACATGTCGGGTATACAAAATgtaactgtcctcgcggaacagtccaagatggtgtgatactcggtgagccaatccatgctgaggatgatATCAAACTCAGACATTGGAAGAACAAAGAGATCGGTAAGCAAAAAGGCCTCCCCTACCTGAATGGGGTAAGACGAGCAAAACTGGCCTAACACTaaagtcttccccaagggcgtcgatactaacCAACCCTCACAATCAGACTCCAACagtaaaccagtcgatcggcagaaatccttggccacaaaggaatatgatgcaccaaaatcaaataatacatgAGTTATGCATGACGAAATGAGGAGTGTACCCTCAACAACCCTCCTGATGGCTAAGGGTCCTACTAGGCTATGTAAAATTTGTCCTGAGCCTATTGGGGAGGTGTATATCCCCTCTGTGGTAGCCACTGCTACCACTGCTGCTGTTGTGGTGCCTGAACTTCTACCTCTATTGCTGTAGAGGTCTCGCTGGCTGTTGTGGCTGCTTTTACTACTATTGTTGGGGCATCGACGGCAGGTGCTACTATCGCTGCTACTGTTGATGGGGACACTTGTACCTGAGATGTCCTGTCACACCACATCCAAAGTAAGCACCTGAAAACTGTCCCGATGGTGGTGCTAGAGGTGTTGTTAGTTCTCGAAAAGCTGGGTGAGTCGCGTGCCTCAGTTGTGGTCGATGTTGCTGATGttggagctaccggagggggccttcctctATAGGTCTCCTCTTTACTCACTAACCCTCTGCGAATCAACCCAATCCGCCTCATATATTTAGGCCCGCTGCACGACCTACTCAAATGTCAGGAGCATATGTCCAATGACATGGCTCTGGAGGCCAAAATGCaagtcgttctcaaaacggcgggcctttcgccccgCATCATAAACAAGATAAGTCATGAATCTTAACAGTGTAATAAAAagggcctcatactgggacaccgaCATGTCCCCCTGCACAAGAGTCTCGAACTTAAGCGTGCACTGCTGATGGACGTGGTCAGGAAAGAACTTCTGATCAAACCGGtttacaaaatcctcccaagtatACTCGAACTCGGCCCCTACCGCTCGGGACACCAATGCCCACCAGTGcttggcctcaccctgaagaagaaacATAGCAAATGGAACCCGCTGCTCGCCTGTGCACTTcatagtatcgaagatcttcttgACCTTTGATCTCCATCGCTCCGCTGCCGTCGGGTCAGGCTCTCCCTTAAAACAAGGGGGATCGGGTCGGGTAAAGTCGCGTAGAAGGGAGCTCGCGTGCTCCTACTCAGTCTGGGCTGGTGTATCAGTGGGTCACCTACCTGCCtctgaagaatagcggtcatcgcctgtagcatctgctgaagctgatCCGCGCTCACATATACAGTCGGGGCCACACTCGTCTCGAATGGGAGCTCCTCTGGTCACCCTCTTAGGTGTCATGTCCTAAAGGAAGGAATAAGGGACCTATTAGCCTTGAGTACTCTCGAACGTACACATGTTATGGGGCTATAACAGAGAGTTGTCAAGTTATTCGAACTctgggacctaatcattctaagttcatagcagatatgtgatgttatctttaggtattcccaagttatgatctgatactaacttctgtcgcgccctaaactcgaaaatcgggctcacagaattctcaatCACCAAATTCaccgccgatagcctccataatacctcattctcgactcccagcacccatataacaccccgtacttttcagtacttggatGTTACCAGGAAGACCAAATTCAGTATAAGCACAATATGATGTATCTGAACGTTCGCCCTCATCTTGGCTTGATCTAATGTTTGGGATAGACCAACCCATCCATCTGTTAGTTATTGAGAGAAGTTGTCACATCTTTTAAGATACAAGTTACACCACCTACTGTTTAGTGCATCCTTAGTAGCTCAAATGGTAAACCACACCTAAGCCATCCGACCCTCTAAGCATAGAATCAGTGGTTAGATCCCTACTTACACTTACTTTAGGACACCTAGAACTAGTGAGGAGTGAATCTGAAATACTTGTGCTTTTGGGTTACAAGATCCGACCGTTGGGATTATGTATCAACCATAGAGTTTGAGATAGATCATTGGACTTATGCCTCACCTCATTCAATGATGGATCATGACGTCAAAACtaatcattagattcatctaGGGAACCTTTGGACCATCGATGATCGTCTCAAAGTAATCCGACCGTTCAAACTCATGATTGCCTGTCCAACTAAGATGTAGGGGAATCTAATTGTAGAAGTGATCGTCAAATCTACCCTAAAAAGGATTATGAACCATTAGATATGTGGAAGATCAAATTTGGAAAGAATCTTACCCTCAGAtcagtaaataataataataataataataataataataataaataaataatctcaatTATGTATTAAATTTTGAGAGTATGGCCCGCCTAAGCTATAGATCTACCTCAAAGTTAGATGGGAGGCCTATCTTAAGTTGATGCCataataattcattttaaatgtgatataattatgtgtatatctatatatatatatatatatatatatatatatatatatatatatattaatacaaAAATTTTTATAGTTATTTGTAATAACacatatgttacttaaatt is a genomic window of Magnolia sinica isolate HGM2019 chromosome 15, MsV1, whole genome shotgun sequence containing:
- the LOC131226921 gene encoding uncharacterized protein LOC131226921 — protein: MTAILQRQGEPDPTAAERWRSKVKKIFDTMKCTGEQRVPFAMFLLQGEAKHWWALVSRAVGAEFEYTWEDFVNRFDQKFFPDHVHQQCTLKFETLVQGDMSVSQYEALFITLLRFMTYLVYDAGRKARRFENDLHFGLQSHVIGHMLLTFE